From a single Andrena cerasifolii isolate SP2316 chromosome 8, iyAndCera1_principal, whole genome shotgun sequence genomic region:
- the LOC143372717 gene encoding uncharacterized protein LOC143372717 isoform X2: MTSMFEQQIKSEPMGFYSVASSRSDGSNSMVNLSDDREDLSQQEGHLQAQQQTTLQLNQQQSQQQTQQQSQQGQQQQSQSVQQEAPTRQSTGQQTVKEGSRSRPQPCKVCGKVLSSASSYYVHMKLHSGNKPYHCTVCEASFCRKPYLEVHMRTHTGERPFQCELCLKRFTQKSSLNTHKRVHTGERPYACDICQKRFAVKSYVTAHRWSHVAEKPLVCDRCSLTFTSKSQFAIHIRTHTASTTYECNICGRTFVRDSYLIRHQNRVHRDMNQSNTNHNPPTPQSTGGGTSGAGFESPVCDLRYSEGPSSLDGLAGSKGGIAAEIASLAKQNNLQLPLPLLHPQTTN, translated from the coding sequence ATGACATCCATGTTCGAACAGCAGATCAAAAGCGAGCCGATGGGCTTTTACTCGGTGGCCTCGAGCCGTTCGGATGGTTCGAATTCTATGGTGAATTTGTCCGACGACCGCGAGGACCTTTCCCAGCAGGAGGGTCATTTGCAAGCTCAGCAGCAGACAACGTTACAGTTAAACCAGCAACAGAGCCAGCAGCAGACGCAGCAGCAGAGCCAGCAGGGTCAACAGCAGCAGAGTCAAAGCGTGCAGCAAGAAGCTCCGACTCGTCAGTCGACGGGCCAACAGACTGTTAAAGAGGGTTCACGGTCAAGGCCGCAGCCTTGTAAGGTATGCGGGAAGGTGCTATCCTCCGCTTCGTCGTACTATGTACATATGAAACTTCACTCTGGCAACAAACCATATCACTGTACGGTGTGCGAGGCAAGTTTTTGTCGTAAGCCATACTTGGAGGTGCACATGAGGACTCACACGGGAGAGCGACCTTTCCAGTGCGAGCTCTGTTTGAAGAGGTTTACCCAGAAGAGTAGCCTTAATACTCACAAGCGGGTACACACAGGGGAAAGGCCGTACGCCTGCGATATCTGTCAGAAACGTTTTGCAGTGAAAAGCTACGTGACTGCGCATCGTTGGAGCCACGTCGCGGAGAAGCCTCTGGTGTGCGACAGATGTTCTCTCACATTCACGTCCAAGAGTCAATTTGCAATTCACATCCGTACCCACACCGCAAGTACCACCTACGAGTGCAACATTTGCGGGCGTACGTTCGTACGCGACAGTTATCTCATACGGCATCAGAATCGAGTACACCGTGATATGAATCAAAGCAATACGAATCACAATCCACCGACACCGCAGAGCACCGGCGGGGGTACATCAGGCGCAGGCTTCGAGAGCCCGGTGTGCGATCTACGCTACAGCGAGGGACCTTCTTCGCTGGATGGCCTGGCGGGATCTAAAGGAGGCATCGCAGCTGAGATCGCAAGTTTAGCCAAACAGAACAATCTTCAACTTCCTCTACCGCTGTTACATCCGCAGACCACCAACTAG
- the LOC143372717 gene encoding uncharacterized protein LOC143372717 isoform X1 → MVDWYAGYEQLVKRNLTLLPHQEAAQQQELQPQQLVQQQETDIMTSMFEQQIKSEPMGFYSVASSRSDGSNSMVNLSDDREDLSQQEGHLQAQQQTTLQLNQQQSQQQTQQQSQQGQQQQSQSVQQEAPTRQSTGQQTVKEGSRSRPQPCKVCGKVLSSASSYYVHMKLHSGNKPYHCTVCEASFCRKPYLEVHMRTHTGERPFQCELCLKRFTQKSSLNTHKRVHTGERPYACDICQKRFAVKSYVTAHRWSHVAEKPLVCDRCSLTFTSKSQFAIHIRTHTASTTYECNICGRTFVRDSYLIRHQNRVHRDMNQSNTNHNPPTPQSTGGGTSGAGFESPVCDLRYSEGPSSLDGLAGSKGGIAAEIASLAKQNNLQLPLPLLHPQTTN, encoded by the exons ATG GTGGATTGGTACGCAGGATATGAGCAGCTTGTCAAGCGCAACCTGACTCTGCTCCCACATCAAGAAGCAGCGCAGCAGCAGGAGCTGCAACCGCAACAGCTGGTTCAGCAGCAAGAGACTGATATAATGACATCCATGTTCGAACAGCAGATCAAAAGCGAGCCGATGGGCTTTTACTCGGTGGCCTCGAGCCGTTCGGATGGTTCGAATTCTATGGTGAATTTGTCCGACGACCGCGAGGACCTTTCCCAGCAGGAGGGTCATTTGCAAGCTCAGCAGCAGACAACGTTACAGTTAAACCAGCAACAGAGCCAGCAGCAGACGCAGCAGCAGAGCCAGCAGGGTCAACAGCAGCAGAGTCAAAGCGTGCAGCAAGAAGCTCCGACTCGTCAGTCGACGGGCCAACAGACTGTTAAAGAGGGTTCACGGTCAAGGCCGCAGCCTTGTAAGGTATGCGGGAAGGTGCTATCCTCCGCTTCGTCGTACTATGTACATATGAAACTTCACTCTGGCAACAAACCATATCACTGTACGGTGTGCGAGGCAAGTTTTTGTCGTAAGCCATACTTGGAGGTGCACATGAGGACTCACACGGGAGAGCGACCTTTCCAGTGCGAGCTCTGTTTGAAGAGGTTTACCCAGAAGAGTAGCCTTAATACTCACAAGCGGGTACACACAGGGGAAAGGCCGTACGCCTGCGATATCTGTCAGAAACGTTTTGCAGTGAAAAGCTACGTGACTGCGCATCGTTGGAGCCACGTCGCGGAGAAGCCTCTGGTGTGCGACAGATGTTCTCTCACATTCACGTCCAAGAGTCAATTTGCAATTCACATCCGTACCCACACCGCAAGTACCACCTACGAGTGCAACATTTGCGGGCGTACGTTCGTACGCGACAGTTATCTCATACGGCATCAGAATCGAGTACACCGTGATATGAATCAAAGCAATACGAATCACAATCCACCGACACCGCAGAGCACCGGCGGGGGTACATCAGGCGCAGGCTTCGAGAGCCCGGTGTGCGATCTACGCTACAGCGAGGGACCTTCTTCGCTGGATGGCCTGGCGGGATCTAAAGGAGGCATCGCAGCTGAGATCGCAAGTTTAGCCAAACAGAACAATCTTCAACTTCCTCTACCGCTGTTACATCCGCAGACCACCAACTAG